The following proteins are co-located in the Verrucomicrobiia bacterium genome:
- the secE gene encoding preprotein translocase subunit SecE — protein sequence MTSFIVWSVIVAVAFAIAWRFGWFARITKFVQETREELRKCTWPNREELWGSTVLVMVATAMLAVFTVVVDMVLTWVVSSIV from the coding sequence ATGACAAGTTTCATCGTATGGTCCGTGATCGTGGCGGTCGCCTTCGCGATCGCCTGGCGATTCGGTTGGTTCGCCCGCATTACCAAGTTCGTCCAGGAGACGCGCGAGGAATTGCGGAAATGCACGTGGCCGAACCGGGAGGAACTGTGGGGTTCGACCGTGCTGGTCATGGTGGCCACCGCCATGCTGGCCGTCTTCACCGTGGTGGTGGATATGGTGCTTACCTGGGTGGTGAGCAGTATTGTCTGA
- the tuf gene encoding elongation factor Tu, with translation MAKENFQRTKPHVNVGTIGHVDHGKSTLTAAIVEVQARKGLAQRISYADITKGGTVRDETKTVTIAVSHVEYQSDQRHYAHVDCPGHADYIKNMITGAAQMDGAILVVSAADGPMPQTREHILLARQVGVPAIVVFLNKIDLVDDPELLDLVEMEIRDLLSKYQFPGDTTPVVRGSATAAMAGKPEGEKAIADLLGAIDSFVPLPTREVDKPFLMCIEDVFNIEGRGTVVTGRVERGILNRMDDVEIVGLRDTRKTVATDIEMFRKLLDKAEAGDNVGVLLRGTKKDDVERGMVLAKPGTIKPHTKFKAEVYVLSKEEGGRHTPFFTNYRPQFYFRTSDVTGTVALPQGVEMVMPGDNVSVEISLIAPVAMERGQRFAIREGGRTIGAGRITEVLND, from the coding sequence ATGGCAAAGGAAAACTTCCAACGGACGAAACCGCACGTGAACGTCGGCACGATCGGGCATGTCGATCACGGCAAGTCCACCCTCACCGCCGCGATCGTAGAGGTTCAGGCCCGCAAGGGATTGGCCCAGCGCATCTCGTATGCGGACATCACCAAGGGCGGCACGGTGCGCGACGAAACCAAGACGGTCACCATCGCGGTGTCCCATGTGGAGTATCAGAGCGATCAGCGCCATTACGCCCACGTGGATTGCCCGGGGCATGCGGACTACATCAAGAACATGATCACCGGGGCGGCCCAGATGGACGGCGCCATTCTGGTGGTCAGCGCGGCGGACGGACCGATGCCGCAGACCCGCGAGCACATCCTGCTGGCCCGTCAGGTCGGTGTGCCGGCGATCGTGGTGTTCCTGAACAAGATTGACCTGGTGGACGATCCTGAGCTCCTCGACCTGGTCGAGATGGAGATCCGCGACCTGCTCTCCAAGTACCAGTTCCCGGGGGACACCACCCCGGTGGTGCGGGGCAGTGCGACGGCGGCCATGGCGGGCAAGCCGGAAGGCGAGAAGGCGATCGCGGATCTGCTGGGCGCGATCGATTCGTTCGTCCCGCTGCCGACCCGTGAGGTGGACAAGCCGTTCCTGATGTGCATTGAAGACGTGTTCAACATTGAGGGACGCGGCACCGTCGTCACGGGCCGGGTGGAGCGCGGCATCCTGAACCGGATGGACGACGTCGAGATCGTCGGATTGCGCGACACGCGCAAGACGGTGGCCACCGACATCGAGATGTTCCGCAAGCTGCTCGACAAGGCCGAGGCGGGCGACAACGTCGGGGTCCTGTTGCGCGGCACCAAGAAGGACGACGTCGAGCGCGGAATGGTGTTGGCAAAGCCGGGAACCATCAAGCCGCACACCAAGTTCAAGGCCGAGGTGTACGTGCTGTCGAAGGAGGAAGGCGGCCGGCACACGCCGTTCTTCACCAACTATCGTCCCCAGTTCTATTTCCGGACGTCGGACGTGACCGGGACGGTGGCTCTGCCGCAGGGGGTGGAGATGGTCATGCCGGGCGACAACGTCTCGGTTGAGATTTCGCTGATCGCCCCGGTGGCGATGGAGCGCGGGCAGCGGTTCGCCATCCGCGAGGGTGGGCGAACGATCGGTGCCGGACGCATTACGGAAGTGTTGAACGACTAA
- a CDS encoding protein BatD, with product MMVLWMTAPAWAAGLTATLDREVLGMGDSAMLKVVVEGGGGSESPRIPTVAGIRVTPAGRATRFEMVNRRQRVFVELSYLVTATRVGRYSIGPITVNVGGQTLQAEALDLNVVAAGDPAANTGDGMDQAAFLELRVPERDVYVGEPWVAEVWLYALGGRLLQAPQLQEEGFLLGKLQDGGQEPNIRTNNRLYMRARFLQPLTAARAGDLPVQAANCIIEIPVSRRSGLSDLFDDTFFGLRENRRFSLSSPSRTVRVRSLPVDGVPEGFQGAVGDFEVALSASPTNLTAGDPITVRVEVRGRGNFDAVQLSEQPGWRGFRVYPPTANFVTQDSLGLSGTKRFEQVITPEAAGLAEIPPLVFSYFSPSAGAYRTVRTAPLPIRVEPGTGTPALAASAIGGGATGTSAPELPPLRPHLGTGPGMAVAWAARPWFLGLAVLPWGIWLGAWVATRYRERAGADIEGRRRRQLERRIEAGSVALGQWADAGDSEAFFAGLFRLLQDMVGARVGLPPASITEGDVEGLLSARGVDRETIEGLQRLFQACNQARYARTGGWVDLQGLRGEVDRVRAMLRQPGDSRRETH from the coding sequence ATGATGGTCCTGTGGATGACGGCTCCGGCGTGGGCGGCCGGCCTGACCGCCACGTTGGATCGGGAAGTGCTGGGAATGGGGGACAGCGCCATGCTGAAGGTGGTGGTCGAAGGGGGTGGCGGGAGCGAATCGCCGCGGATCCCGACGGTGGCGGGGATCCGGGTCACACCGGCGGGCCGGGCGACGCGGTTCGAGATGGTCAATCGACGGCAGCGGGTGTTCGTGGAGCTGTCCTACCTGGTGACGGCCACCCGGGTTGGCCGGTATTCGATCGGACCGATCACGGTGAACGTGGGCGGGCAGACCTTGCAGGCAGAGGCACTGGACCTGAACGTCGTGGCAGCGGGGGATCCGGCCGCCAACACGGGCGACGGGATGGACCAGGCGGCGTTTCTGGAGCTGCGTGTGCCGGAGCGGGATGTGTACGTGGGCGAGCCATGGGTGGCCGAGGTATGGCTGTACGCGCTGGGCGGGCGCCTGCTGCAGGCGCCGCAGTTGCAGGAGGAAGGGTTCCTGCTGGGCAAACTGCAGGACGGAGGGCAGGAACCCAACATCCGGACCAATAACCGGCTCTACATGCGGGCCAGGTTCCTCCAGCCCCTCACGGCGGCACGTGCGGGGGATCTGCCGGTTCAAGCGGCGAATTGCATCATCGAGATCCCGGTGTCGCGTCGCTCCGGGCTGTCGGACTTGTTCGACGACACCTTCTTCGGACTGCGCGAGAATCGCCGCTTCAGCCTGTCGTCGCCGTCCCGCACGGTGCGGGTACGGTCGCTCCCGGTCGACGGCGTTCCGGAGGGATTCCAGGGAGCGGTGGGCGACTTCGAGGTCGCTCTCAGCGCCTCGCCCACCAACCTGACGGCCGGCGATCCGATCACGGTGCGTGTCGAAGTGCGCGGCCGCGGCAATTTCGATGCGGTCCAGCTTTCCGAGCAACCCGGATGGCGTGGGTTTCGGGTGTACCCACCCACGGCGAACTTCGTCACCCAGGATTCCCTGGGTCTGTCCGGCACCAAGCGATTCGAGCAGGTCATCACGCCGGAGGCCGCCGGGTTGGCGGAAATACCGCCCTTGGTGTTCAGCTACTTTTCGCCCTCGGCAGGGGCCTACCGGACGGTGCGGACGGCGCCACTGCCGATCCGCGTGGAACCGGGCACGGGAACCCCGGCGCTGGCGGCTTCGGCGATCGGCGGGGGGGCGACCGGCACGTCCGCGCCCGAGTTGCCGCCTCTGCGGCCGCACCTGGGAACCGGACCGGGAATGGCGGTGGCGTGGGCAGCGCGCCCGTGGTTTCTCGGGTTGGCCGTCCTGCCATGGGGGATATGGCTTGGGGCATGGGTGGCGACGCGCTACCGGGAGCGGGCGGGGGCCGACATCGAGGGGCGGCGTCGGAGGCAGTTGGAGCGGCGCATCGAGGCCGGTTCGGTGGCACTGGGGCAATGGGCGGACGCAGGGGATTCAGAGGCCTTTTTTGCCGGGCTTTTTCGGCTGCTCCAGGACATGGTCGGCGCGCGGGTGGGGTTGCCACCGGCATCGATCACCGAGGGGGACGTGGAAGGGTTGCTGTCGGCCCGAGGGGTGGATCGGGAGACCATCGAGGGGTTGCAGCGGCTTTTTCAGGCCTGCAATCAGGCACGTTACGCCCGAACCGGCGGCTGGGTGGATCTGCAGGGGCTGCGAGGCGAGGTTGACCGGGTGCGGGCCATGCTTCGGCAGCCTGGCGATTCCCGTCGAGAAACGCATTGA
- a CDS encoding VWA domain-containing protein, translated as MTFAHPRLLWVLLIGLPAVAVFLWWSWRERRRLIGLFVPQRLQDALTIGLSPRRARVRGLLLVLGLGALVVALARPRYGVGTVEVTQRGLDILVAVDTSRSMLAEDAGPGLSRLRRAKLAALDLGRLARTDRVGLIAFAGTAFLQCPLTIDDEAFRQSVELLDTEIIQQGGTSLAAAIRTAMEAFRSQPEGIRVLVLITDGEDHEAGAVEAAREAASQGVRIFTVGVGTSRGEIIRLLAPDGTETYLKDAEGHVVKSSLNEPLLRELAVATGGLYMPLQGPRAMAELFTRGLEPLPRVEMATRSIEEFEERFQWPLVLALVLLAIEAVLPERRGRSGTVRPVRQSHPSLAQVAGTWIVLLLPLAAIGSPRSAMRDFREGRFREAESEFDRLARERPDDARLRFNAGAAAYRAEDYERAMSHFAETLRTSDLELQRRAFYNLGNTQFSRGERISEAEQRQRLWREAIRNFEAALKLAPEAEDARHNLDYVRQRLEELEQEQQQSQPQPQPQPQPQPQPQSERSDESGEPERSPAEAPEEPDQGDSQEERSRPEESPGVSSKADSESEGGADPGQAGESAPEDGEGEQGESSADGSSPTDRGEPEATDRMTPEQAMRVLDAARGEEQPMPQERRRSRERIWKDW; from the coding sequence ATGACCTTTGCGCATCCCAGGCTGTTGTGGGTTCTGCTGATCGGGCTGCCGGCGGTGGCGGTGTTCCTGTGGTGGTCGTGGCGGGAGCGGCGCCGCCTGATCGGGCTGTTCGTCCCGCAGCGGCTGCAGGATGCGCTGACCATCGGGTTGTCGCCGCGGCGGGCGCGGGTGCGGGGGCTGCTGCTGGTGTTGGGGCTGGGGGCGTTGGTGGTGGCCCTGGCGCGGCCCCGCTACGGTGTGGGCACTGTCGAAGTCACGCAGCGCGGACTGGACATCCTGGTGGCCGTGGACACGTCGAGGAGCATGCTGGCGGAGGATGCGGGACCGGGTTTGTCCCGGCTGCGGAGGGCGAAGCTGGCGGCGTTGGATCTGGGGCGGTTGGCGCGGACGGACCGGGTCGGGTTGATCGCCTTTGCCGGGACGGCGTTTCTCCAGTGCCCGCTGACCATTGACGACGAGGCGTTCCGGCAGAGCGTGGAATTGCTCGACACCGAGATCATCCAGCAGGGGGGCACGTCGCTGGCGGCGGCGATCCGTACCGCCATGGAGGCGTTCCGGTCGCAGCCCGAGGGCATCCGGGTTCTGGTTTTGATCACGGACGGCGAAGATCACGAAGCCGGCGCGGTGGAGGCGGCCCGGGAGGCGGCGTCCCAGGGGGTGCGGATCTTTACGGTGGGTGTGGGGACGAGCCGGGGAGAGATCATCCGGTTGCTGGCGCCCGACGGGACGGAGACGTATTTGAAGGATGCCGAGGGACATGTGGTGAAGTCGTCGTTGAACGAGCCGTTGCTGCGGGAGCTGGCGGTGGCCACGGGGGGGCTCTACATGCCGTTGCAGGGGCCGCGGGCGATGGCGGAGCTGTTCACGCGGGGGCTCGAACCGTTGCCGCGGGTGGAGATGGCGACACGTTCGATTGAGGAGTTTGAGGAACGGTTTCAGTGGCCGCTGGTGCTGGCGCTGGTGCTGCTGGCGATCGAGGCGGTCCTGCCCGAGCGGCGCGGCCGGTCCGGGACCGTCCGTCCGGTCCGGCAGTCGCATCCGTCGCTGGCCCAGGTTGCCGGGACGTGGATTGTGCTGCTGCTGCCACTGGCCGCGATCGGGTCGCCACGGTCGGCCATGAGGGACTTCCGGGAAGGCCGTTTTCGGGAGGCGGAGAGTGAGTTTGATCGATTGGCCAGGGAACGGCCCGACGATGCACGGCTGCGATTCAATGCCGGGGCGGCGGCCTACCGGGCCGAGGACTATGAACGGGCCATGAGCCATTTTGCGGAGACGCTGCGGACGTCGGACCTGGAGTTGCAGCGGCGGGCGTTTTACAACCTTGGGAACACGCAGTTTTCACGGGGCGAACGGATTTCCGAGGCGGAACAGCGTCAGCGGCTCTGGCGGGAGGCCATCCGCAATTTCGAGGCGGCGTTGAAGCTGGCCCCGGAGGCCGAGGACGCACGCCATAATCTGGATTACGTCCGGCAACGACTGGAGGAACTCGAACAGGAACAGCAGCAGTCCCAGCCGCAGCCGCAGCCGCAGCCGCAGCCGCAGCCGCAGCCGCAGTCGGAACGGTCCGACGAGTCCGGGGAACCGGAGCGTTCCCCTGCGGAGGCGCCCGAGGAACCCGACCAAGGCGATTCGCAGGAGGAACGGTCGCGTCCGGAGGAGAGTCCCGGCGTTTCCTCCAAGGCCGATTCCGAGTCGGAAGGCGGGGCTGACCCGGGTCAGGCTGGGGAATCGGCTCCCGAGGACGGCGAGGGGGAGCAGGGCGAATCGTCCGCGGACGGCTCCAGCCCCACGGATCGGGGGGAGCCCGAGGCCACGGATCGGATGACTCCGGAGCAGGCCATGCGGGTGCTGGACGCAGCGCGGGGGGAGGAGCAGCCCATGCCGCAGGAACGACGTCGGAGCCGGGAACGCATCTGGAAGGACTGGTGA
- a CDS encoding VWA domain-containing protein produces the protein MSFAHPWWLLLLLGLPWLAWYRRRRARDAAFLYSSVQLVQGVASLRQSYAALVLRRLRWLALALLIVALARPRVGEGEVTVTASGIDIVVALDLSMSMAAEDFQLGGQRANRVAVAKDVLERFVARRPNDRIGLVAFAGRAYVAAPLTLDHRFLRERIEQLRLGIVEDGTAIGSAIAASLNRLRDVPSRSRVVILMTDGQNNAGKIPPLTAAQAAEALGVRVYTIGVGTRGVAPFPQTDVFGQTRYVPMNVDIDEELLERIAESTGGKYFRAVSTDTLRAIYDEIDRLEKTETEVRRYQRFHEVFGWFAVPGLILLLMELVLGHTIWRKLP, from the coding sequence ATGAGTTTCGCGCATCCATGGTGGTTGCTGCTGCTGCTGGGGCTGCCCTGGCTGGCATGGTACCGGCGTCGGCGGGCGCGGGACGCGGCCTTCCTCTATTCCTCGGTGCAACTGGTGCAGGGGGTGGCGTCGCTGCGTCAGTCCTATGCCGCCCTGGTGTTGCGACGGCTCCGGTGGCTGGCCCTGGCGCTGCTGATCGTGGCCCTGGCGCGTCCCCGGGTGGGGGAGGGGGAGGTCACGGTGACGGCCAGCGGGATCGACATCGTGGTGGCGCTGGACCTTTCGATGAGCATGGCGGCGGAGGATTTTCAACTGGGCGGACAGCGGGCCAACCGGGTGGCGGTGGCCAAGGACGTGCTCGAGCGGTTCGTGGCGCGGCGCCCCAACGATCGGATCGGGCTGGTGGCCTTTGCGGGGCGGGCCTATGTCGCGGCGCCGTTGACGCTGGACCATCGGTTTCTCCGGGAACGGATCGAGCAATTGAGGCTTGGCATCGTCGAGGATGGCACGGCGATCGGCTCGGCGATTGCGGCCTCGCTGAACCGCCTGCGGGACGTGCCGTCCCGGAGCCGCGTGGTGATCCTGATGACCGACGGGCAGAACAACGCCGGGAAGATCCCGCCGCTGACCGCCGCGCAGGCGGCCGAAGCCCTGGGCGTGCGGGTGTACACGATCGGGGTGGGGACGCGGGGGGTGGCGCCGTTTCCGCAGACGGACGTGTTCGGGCAGACGCGTTATGTGCCGATGAACGTGGACATCGACGAGGAACTCCTGGAGAGGATTGCGGAGAGCACGGGTGGAAAATACTTTCGGGCGGTCAGCACGGACACCTTGCGCGCGATTTACGATGAGATTGACCGGCTGGAAAAGACCGAGACCGAGGTGCGACGATATCAGCGGTTCCACGAGGTTTTCGGGTGGTTTGCCGTGCCCGGGCTGATCCTGCTGCTGATGGAACTGGTATTGGGACACACGATCTGGCGGAAGCTGCCATGA
- a CDS encoding DUF4381 family protein has product MASPASPPPPAPDSPSLADGLRDIAGPVPVGSVWDWILWGLVTALLLGAVAAALYLWWRARQRRLNRKEPEPPPLPAHVRARQALDRALALLSDPDRFCTEVSRILRGYLEERFGWNAPDRTTEEFLAEMGGAAELPESHRELLADFLTRCDLVKFARHDPTEGELRGLHSAAIRLVEDTVPPPPPVGGVPAELARLKA; this is encoded by the coding sequence ATGGCCAGTCCCGCGTCCCCGCCACCGCCTGCGCCCGACAGTCCGTCCCTTGCCGACGGCCTGCGGGACATTGCGGGCCCGGTGCCGGTGGGGTCGGTGTGGGATTGGATCCTGTGGGGGTTGGTGACGGCCCTGCTGCTCGGGGCCGTGGCGGCGGCCCTGTATCTGTGGTGGCGGGCCCGGCAACGCCGGCTGAACCGGAAGGAGCCGGAACCGCCGCCGTTGCCGGCGCATGTGCGGGCCCGGCAGGCGCTCGATCGGGCCCTTGCCCTGCTGTCCGACCCCGACCGTTTCTGCACCGAGGTATCGCGGATCCTGCGGGGGTACCTGGAGGAGCGGTTCGGGTGGAATGCGCCGGACCGGACCACCGAGGAGTTTCTGGCGGAGATGGGCGGGGCGGCGGAGTTGCCGGAATCGCATCGGGAACTGCTGGCGGATTTTCTGACCCGGTGTGATCTGGTGAAGTTCGCGCGGCACGATCCGACGGAGGGCGAGTTGCGGGGATTGCATTCGGCGGCGATCCGGTTGGTGGAGGACACGGTGCCGCCACCGCCTCCGGTGGGCGGGGTGCCGGCGGAACTGGCGAGGTTGAAGGCATGA
- a CDS encoding DUF58 domain-containing protein, with protein sequence MIPREILRKIRQIEIRTKRLVSESAAGQYHSAFKGQGMDFDEVREYQPGDDVRAIDWNVTARMNHPFIKKFVEERELTVVLVVDVSGSGLFGSSDYTKRELAAELASVLAFSAIRNNDKVGLLLFSEEVEAFIPPRKGRRHVLRVIREILFFEPRHRGTDIQAALDFVQRVVTRRAVVVLISDFLGQTRTAQRDIAGHLRRGVVFSATLGQVPLSSLRQARRRHDVVAVQVVDRFELELPPLGRMILKDAETGEVVEIDTGHRLRREGFTERQRRGQRELEKLFRSAAIDFIQLRTDQPYARALARFFETREKRRLRG encoded by the coding sequence ATGATTCCGCGCGAGATACTGAGGAAGATCCGGCAGATCGAGATCCGCACCAAGCGGCTGGTCTCGGAGTCGGCGGCCGGGCAGTACCATTCCGCGTTCAAGGGGCAGGGCATGGATTTCGACGAGGTGCGGGAGTACCAGCCGGGGGACGACGTGCGGGCCATCGACTGGAACGTCACCGCGCGGATGAACCATCCGTTCATCAAGAAGTTCGTCGAGGAACGGGAGCTGACGGTCGTGCTGGTGGTGGACGTGAGCGGGTCGGGGTTGTTCGGGTCGTCGGACTACACCAAACGGGAACTTGCGGCGGAGCTGGCGTCGGTGCTGGCCTTCTCGGCGATCCGCAACAACGACAAGGTGGGGCTGCTGTTGTTCAGCGAGGAGGTCGAGGCCTTCATTCCGCCGCGGAAGGGGCGGCGCCATGTGTTGCGGGTGATCCGGGAGATCCTGTTCTTCGAGCCGCGCCACCGGGGCACCGACATCCAGGCGGCCCTGGACTTTGTGCAGCGGGTGGTGACGCGGCGCGCCGTCGTGGTGTTGATCTCGGACTTTCTCGGGCAGACGCGCACGGCGCAGCGGGACATTGCGGGGCATCTTCGGCGCGGGGTCGTGTTCAGCGCCACGCTCGGGCAGGTGCCGCTTTCGTCGCTGCGCCAGGCGCGGCGGCGGCATGACGTGGTCGCGGTGCAGGTTGTGGATCGATTCGAACTGGAGCTGCCCCCGCTGGGCCGGATGATCCTGAAGGATGCGGAGACCGGGGAGGTGGTGGAGATCGACACCGGCCACCGGCTGCGGCGGGAGGGGTTCACGGAGCGGCAGCGTCGCGGGCAACGGGAGCTGGAGAAGCTGTTCCGGTCGGCGGCGATCGACTTCATCCAACTGCGAACCGACCAGCCTTATGCCCGGGCGCTGGCGCGGTTCTTCGAGACCCGCGAGAAGCGCCGCCTCCGCGGTTGA
- a CDS encoding AAA family ATPase, with amino-acid sequence MSTGIAAINEEVQQAAAFVRPLFTEINKVIVGQKYLVERLVIGLLANGHVLLEGVPGLAKTLSVKSLASALNVRFSRLQFTPDMLPADVIGTQVYNPQSGAFSTRKGPIFANLVLADEINRAPAKVQSALLEAMQEKQVTIGEVSFPLEEPFLVLATQNPIEQEGTYPLPEAQVDRFMLKLKIGYPSREEERQILDLMAHTVNLPAVQAVVDASSILQARRVINEVYIDEKVKDYIVDLVCATRTPEAYKIDVKDFIQLGASPRATIALALAAKAYAFLHGRGYVTPQDVKSIGLDVLRHRVAITYEAEAEDKTSETVIQKIFDEMPVP; translated from the coding sequence ATGAGCACCGGTATTGCGGCCATCAACGAGGAGGTCCAGCAGGCAGCCGCCTTCGTGCGCCCGCTGTTCACCGAGATCAACAAGGTGATCGTGGGGCAGAAGTACCTGGTGGAGCGGCTGGTGATCGGGCTGCTGGCGAACGGGCATGTGTTGCTGGAGGGCGTGCCGGGGCTGGCCAAGACGCTTTCGGTGAAGTCGCTGGCGTCGGCGTTGAACGTGCGGTTTTCCCGGCTGCAGTTCACGCCGGACATGCTGCCGGCGGACGTGATCGGGACGCAGGTGTACAACCCGCAGTCGGGGGCGTTCAGCACGCGGAAGGGGCCGATCTTCGCCAACCTGGTGCTGGCCGATGAGATCAACCGGGCGCCGGCCAAGGTGCAGAGCGCGCTGCTGGAGGCGATGCAGGAGAAGCAGGTCACCATCGGGGAGGTGTCGTTTCCGCTGGAGGAGCCGTTCCTGGTCCTGGCCACGCAGAACCCGATCGAGCAGGAGGGCACCTATCCGCTGCCCGAGGCGCAGGTGGACCGGTTCATGTTGAAGTTGAAGATCGGGTATCCGAGCCGGGAGGAGGAACGGCAGATCCTCGACCTGATGGCCCACACGGTGAATCTGCCGGCGGTGCAGGCGGTGGTGGACGCCTCGTCGATTCTGCAGGCGCGGCGGGTGATCAACGAGGTGTACATCGACGAGAAGGTGAAGGATTACATCGTGGACCTGGTCTGCGCCACGCGGACGCCGGAGGCATACAAGATCGACGTGAAGGACTTCATCCAGCTCGGCGCCTCGCCCCGCGCCACCATTGCCCTGGCGCTGGCGGCCAAGGCGTATGCCTTTCTGCACGGGCGGGGGTATGTCACGCCGCAGGACGTCAAGAGCATCGGTCTGGATGTGCTGCGCCACCGGGTGGCCATCACCTACGAGGCGGAGGCCGAGGACAAGACCAGCGAGACGGTGATCCAGAAGATCTTCGACGAAATGCCGGTGCCGTGA
- a CDS encoding SMP-30/gluconolactonase/LRE family protein has translation MKTIALFLAAAAAAVPLRAAESLLAPGARLERLATGYEFTEGPATDRHGNVFFTDQPNDRIVKWIAADGSTLDWLKPSGRANGMYFDRDGNLLACADEKNQLWSIAPDKTVTVLLEDYAGKRLNGPNDLWIRPDGGLYFTDPLYRRSYWDRDPAMQQTGQHVYFMSADRRAVKPVATDLVQPNGIIGTPDGTTLYVADIRAARTYAYTIRPDGSLADKRLFCELGSDGMTLDAEGNLYLTGRGVTVFDRDGRERERITVPEPWTANVTFAGPDRDLLFITAGKSIYGVKLRVRGAQ, from the coding sequence ATGAAAACCATCGCCCTCTTCCTTGCCGCCGCCGCCGCCGCCGTCCCGCTCCGCGCCGCCGAATCCCTCCTCGCCCCGGGCGCCCGCCTCGAACGCCTCGCCACCGGCTACGAGTTCACCGAAGGCCCCGCCACCGACCGCCACGGCAACGTCTTCTTCACCGACCAGCCCAACGATCGCATCGTGAAATGGATCGCCGCCGACGGTTCCACCCTCGACTGGCTCAAACCCTCCGGCCGCGCCAACGGCATGTATTTCGACCGCGACGGCAACCTCCTCGCCTGCGCCGACGAAAAAAACCAGCTCTGGTCCATCGCCCCCGACAAGACGGTCACCGTCCTGCTCGAAGACTACGCCGGCAAACGCCTCAATGGCCCCAATGACCTCTGGATCCGTCCCGATGGCGGCCTCTACTTCACCGACCCCCTTTACCGCCGGTCCTACTGGGACCGCGACCCGGCCATGCAGCAGACCGGCCAGCACGTGTACTTCATGAGCGCCGACCGCCGCGCCGTGAAACCCGTCGCCACCGACCTCGTCCAGCCCAACGGCATCATCGGCACCCCCGACGGCACCACCCTCTACGTCGCCGACATCCGCGCCGCCCGCACCTACGCCTACACCATCCGCCCCGACGGTTCCCTCGCCGACAAACGCCTCTTCTGCGAACTCGGCTCCGACGGCATGACCCTCGACGCCGAGGGCAACCTCTACCTCACCGGCCGGGGCGTCACCGTCTTCGATCGCGACGGACGCGAACGCGAACGCATCACCGTGCCCGAACCCTGGACCGCCAACGTCACCTTCGCCGGTCCCGACCGCGATCTCCTCTTCATCACCGCCGGCAAGTCGATCTACGGCGTGAAACTCCGCGTCCGCGGCGCCCAGTAA